The Gouania willdenowi chromosome 20, fGouWil2.1, whole genome shotgun sequence genome window below encodes:
- the mettl4 gene encoding methyltransferase-like protein 4: MSVIFGDSRGWVVDAFQLTDRGYTRCSCYTGNETSHFKCHFKKECFQVSTSHHGVSDTASVNAGHTDTKTTHTGCKKRKRKRSELNQGEIDSLIFHEKIRPVIFEGTRALVDSARSLGYLNGLRNADKAPLPSHECRLAALCEMAKELPLVDAGAQLLVDEEGWTSHVDLFSQVAESRADWATVVQLMGEDYIIPPHATFLLSDFTRMQPLVQYGAKYDLIVLDPPWENRSVKRSRRYSSLPSSQLKLLPVPLLASFNCLVVTWVTNRPSHLRFVRNELYPHWGVQVLAEWFWVKVTTSGEFVFPLDSQHKKPYEVLVLGRYRPANVTSEAPEMSEVLVEDQRLIVSVPSLHSQKPSLSEVLKPYVGGEAKCLELFSRNLQPGWTSWGNEVLKFQHTSFFTLTPLEEQADISKEGTLTNNCSLRVND; encoded by the exons ATGTCTGTTATATTTGGGGACAGTCGTGGCTGGGTTGTGGACGCATTCCAGCTCACTGACCGAGGATACACACGATGCTCGTGCTACACGGGAAATGAAACGTCTCACTTCAAATGTCACTTCAAGAAAGAGTGTTTTCAGGTTTCAACGAGTCATCACGGTGTGAGCGACACTGCTTCTGTGAACGCAGGACACACGGACACGAAGACAACACACACAGGTTGTAAG aaaagaAAACGGAAACGCAGTGAACTCAACCAGGGAGAAATAGATTCACTGATATTTCATGAGAAG ATCAGGCCTGTTATATTTGAAGGGACCAGGGCTTTGGTGGATTCAGCGAGGTCTCTTGGATACCTGAACGGATTAAGAAATGCTGACAAAGCGCCTCTTCCTTCACATGAGTGCAGACTTGCAGCTCTTTGTGAAATGGCCAAAGAGCTTCCTCTAGTGGACGCTGGTGCTCAGCTGCTTGTTGATGAAGAAGGCTGGACATCACACGTTGATCTGTTCTCGCAGGTGGCAGAGAGCAGAGCAGATTGGGCCACAGTGGTTCAACTGATGGGAGAGGATTATATAATACCTCCTCATGCCACTTTCTTGCTGTCTGATTTCACAAGAATGCAGCCACTGGTCCAAT ATGGAGCAAAATATGACCTGATAGTTTTGGATCCTCCTTGGGAAAACCGGTCTGTGAAAAGAAGTCGCAG ATACAGTTCTTTGCCCTCGTCTCAGCTGAAGCTGCTCCCTGTGCCGCTCCTGGCATCCTTTAACTGTTTAGTGGTCACCTGGGTGACAAACAGGCCGAGTCACCTGCGCTTCGTCCGCAACGAGTTATATCCTCATTGGGGGGTCCAAGTTTTGGCAGAGTGGTTCTGGGTGAAG GTCACCACATCTGGGGAGTTTGTGTTTCCTTTAGATTCACAGCATAAGAAACCATATGAAGTCCTGGTGTTGGGTCGATATCGTCCAGCTAACGTCACATCAGA AGCTCCAGAGATGTCTGAGGTATTAGTGGAAGATCAGCGTCTGATCGTCAGCGTCCCGTCCCTGCACTCGCAGAAGCCTTCACTGTCAG aggtCTTGAAGCCATACGTTGGAGGTGAAGCCAAATGCCTTGAGCTTTTTTCACGCAATCTTCAGCCGGGTTGGACGAGCTGGGGCAACGAGGTGCTCAAGTTTCAGCACACAAGCTTTTTCACTCTGACACCTTTAGAAGAACAAGCAGACATTTCAAAAGAGGGCACGCTTACAAATAACTGCTCACTCCGTGTCAATGACTGA